The sequence CGGGGAAGACGAAGCCGTCCATACCGTCGCCCAGCGCGAGCCAATCGACATCTGCACCGGCAGCTTCCTGATCGCTCAGGATACCGCGCTCTGCGGGAGTTTCCTGAAGAAAATCGGTGCCTTCGGGAAGCGTTGCGACGAAATCCACGCGCTTCAGGCTGCCGCCCTGGCCACTCACGAAGCGGTTGAAGGCGCTGCCTGCGCTGCGGCTGCTATCGGCGCAATCGACGAATGTACCGCCTTCGGGCAGTGTCTCGCGGGCCGCCTGGACCACGTGGTTGCCGGGCACAACGCCGTCGAAATGATAACGGCCATCGATGTCGGTAATGGCGAAGCTGCCATCCTCCATCATTACTCGAACACCGGGAATTCCGCGCGCATTTTCCGGATCCTGGCAGCCATTATCGACGATTCGTCCGATGATGGTCATGCGTCCGGAAATCTGGTCGCGCAAAATACGGATCCGTGCCTGAGATTGGGCGGAATTACCGTCCGGAGCGCTGATCTTGGCGCTGTTGAGAGCCTCGCCCGGGGGCGCATCGGGGCGCACGGTGAATGCATAGGTGATGCGTGCGGTTTCGCCGCCGCCAAGCTGGCCGAGATCGAGGGAGAAGCCCTGGCCGTTGCTGTCGGGCGCGAAGGTCGCAGCGATCGCTTCCTGTCCGTTTATTCGCAGCGATTCGGGCTGCAATCGCAGTGTTCCGGCTGCCTGATCGGTCAATGTCAGAGCGCGGGTAGGGCGCGCACCGTCGCGGTTGCGCACCGTCACGGTATAGAACACCGCATCGCCCGGCTGCGCAATGTCGCGGCTGGCGCGTTTGTCGATGGTGACGCTGCCGCCCGGGGCATCGACCGGAATATCGAGCTGGACCGGAATGACGCTTTCGACGCTGAACACATTGCCATACGAACCCGGCGCGATCTCGAAGGGTTCGCCGCCCGGTCCGCGCAAATCCGCCAGTTCCTCGGGCGTAGCATCCGAAGGGGCGGTGTAGGGATTGGGCGGGGTGACCTCCAGCCGGTAATCGCCAAATCCGACCAAGGGGAAACGATATTCACCCGGGGCAAAGGGATAGGTATCGCCATTGGCGTCGGTCGCCTGCGTACCGGTGATGACCGTGCTGGGATAGGGGGTGACGCCATCGAAGGCAAAGACATCGGCGGGTTGGCCCGTCGCCACATCGATCAATGTGATGCTGGCACCATTGACCAGTTCACCGGTCAGGCTGTCGAACACAACGCCGAACGGATCGGCCAGCGCATCGACCAGGCCGAACAATACCGGATCGTCCTGACCATTGCGGAATGCCGAAATAGCAATTGTCTCGCCGGCTTCCAGGCTCAGGCGGCAATCGTCCTGCACGATTGGCGGAGGGAACGGAATAGTGCCGATGCTGGCGTAAAACGCGTTGCTGTTCTCGCCATCTTCTACGGCGGTCAGCTGTTCCCGGTCGCCGCCAGGTGTGGTCAAGGTAAGACGCAGGGTTTCCCGCGTGCCGGGATCGGTATTTGCGAAGGGTGCGTCGACGCGCACTACAAGACGCTGACCGATACGGATCTGGCCGGTCTCGACGAGCGAGATGTCCGTGCTGCTTGGAGTGGCGACCGACCTGGTGCGCAGCGTTGAGCCGTCGACGAAACAATAATCTGGCGAAAGGCTGACGGTCTGGTCGCCGCCAGGGGCCGGTGTAAGAGTGGTGAGCGAGGCGCCGCTTTCTGCGCGCACTTCAAAGCTGACCACGTTGGAATCAGTGTTGAAATCCCGTCCGTCCACGCTCCATCGGGCAGAGGCGACGTTCGTCACCGTCTCTGCCTGGAGGGGGGCGCCAACCGGGAGCAGCGTTGCCGACAGGCACGCGCCCAGAGCGCCGAAAAGGCGGGTTACTTGTTTCAACCTATCTCTATGATCTCGAAGGATAAGGGCGGGTCGCCACCCCGAGGGCAGCGACCCGAAACCTCAATCAGTCGATGGTCGCACGGAAGATGACCGAACGAGCCGCACCAGCCGGTACCGCGCCGATCGTTCCGCTGACTACGCCGGCCGATTCCGAACCTGCGGTTGTGCCGTAGGTGTCGCAATCCGCGCCGCCGACAGCGACCGCGTTTCCGGTGGTGCCCAGGGCTGCGTTGACGAACGTCAGGTCGAGCGCGGAGATGTCATCCGAGATCGACACGCCGGTCGCACCGATAGAGGCGGAATTGTTCGTCACCAGGATGCAATATTCCACAGTGGAACCCGGCAGATACGTGCCGCTGGTGTCACCGGTAATGGTGGAAGCGACAACCTTGCTGCTCTTTGCAACGGTAATTTCGGCCGTAGCGGTAACGAAATCGTCGGTCGCGTTTTCCTTGCCGTCGCGGTCCGTGTCAGCAAAGATCGTGTCTTCACCAGCCGTGTTGGTGGTGGAGGCAGTGATCGCTGCACCCAGTGTGGTTGCAGCATCGTTCTCGCGCACAGTTGCTTCGAGATTGACCGCACCGATCAGCCCGTTTGCAAGGCCGGTCGGGATGTTCGACACCACGATGACGGTGGTCGGCGTATCGGGCGCGAGCGCGTCGATATGCGTGATCAAAGTGTCGCCAGCGTCGAGCGTGCCGGCGGTGGTTCCATTATCGAGATAATAGGTGAAGCCGCCTTCCGTGTCGAAAGCGTCCGTCCCGCTGATACCGGCCGGCTGACCGGTCACGACGTTGTCCGCATCCAATTGGATATCGAGCGTATCGTTCGAGGTGTTTTCCACCACGAAGAAAACGCCCTGACCATCAGCACCCGGGGTGACGGAGGTTGCGGTGTTGTCCAACCGCGAAACGGACAGGTTGATCTTACGGTCAACCGTAACCGCATCGGTGGCAGTAATCGCCGTCTGGGCTTCCGGGCCGACCGAGTAGTTGACGGTGACACTGTTGGTGATCGTGTTACCGGCCTGCGTCCCGGCGGCGAGCGCCGGGGCAGCAGATAAGGCGAAACCGGCAAACGCTATGATCGCGCCTCCGGAGAGTAGTTTGTTCTTCATTTTATACTTCCCTTCCCGAATGGGTTCGACCCGTATTGCCTGCTCCCCCGACCCGTTTCGGGGGAACCATCTCGCCGGGTGGTCAAATCCGGTTCGAAGTCAGTTTGCGTTACGTCACCTCAGTGCGGCATTCGGGTTGAGACCGCGTTGAGGCTTTGTAACGGAACGTAAAAGTCAGCTCAGCGCACCTCGGCGCGGAAGCTTACCGAACCGGCTTCTGCCGGCGCGACCTCTGCGATCACCCAGCGAAGATGCGTGATGTCCTGATTGGTGGCGGGGCGCTGCTCGCCCAGCTCGTCGGCCACGCTCAGATCGGCGAGAAAGCCGTATTCCTGGCCGCCATCGACCGACACTTCGGTGCTGACAGCGCTTTCCTGGACGATGATCGTGTCCTTGTGGACCGGGTTGATCAGCTCGAAATCGGTGGCGGTTTCCGCGCCGCGGTTGGTGTAACTGATCGTGAAGACCAACACGTCGCCGGGGACTACGCCGGTCGGCTCGACCAGCTGTTCGCCGGTAACGATACCCGCTTCTTCGATTGGCTTGACCAGTTGAACATCGCTGGAAAGCGCCATGGGGCGTTCCTGCGCGAAGCTGGCGGTGCCGGTAAAGGCGAGGGCGGCAAGGGCCGCGGCTGCGATAGTACTTTTAAAAATCATCATTAACTCCCGTCACTTAGTCGATGATTACGTTGAAGGTGATTACGTGGTCCGTGCCCCCGGCAACCGTGCCGAGATCGACCGAAATGCCCGCTGCATCGCTTGCGCTGCCGGCATCGTCGCCAGCCGCGTCGGTCAGACGCCCGGTATCGAGGACAAGCGTGTCCGGATCGTAGGTGGTGCCCGTGGGGATAGGGTCGGTAACGACCAGCCCGGTGACCGAGGCCGATCCCGAAACGCTCGCGGTCAGCGTATACGTCACGACCGCGCCGGGTACGCTTTCGCCGGTGCCGAAAGGATCGACGATGCTGGCCGATTTGCTGAGGGTGACTGCGCTGACCTGGGCGACGAAGGTGCCCTGACCCTGATCGATGGCGGTTGTGTTGCCGACTACGGCATCGCTACCGCCTTCGCCAGCGCCCGCAAATACGGTGCCGGGCGTTCCGCTGCCCGTATCGGCGGTGGCGGTCAGTTCGACATTGGCCAGATCGCCATCGGCGGGATTGTTGGCCAATGCGCCGACCACGAACACCAGCAGGGGCTGGTCTGGATCGAGGATGGGGGTTGATCCGCCGGTCGGGATTACCGCGTCGACGCCGGCATCGTAAACGCCATTGCCGTTGCTGTCATAAGCGACTTCGGTGACCGCCGGATCGAAATCGTCTCCGGCAAGTGCTTCGTCGAAAGTGATTGCGAATGCTTCCGGCCCATTGCCGATATTGGTTACATTGAAGCTCAAAACCCCGCCATCTGCGCCTAGGCCGACGGTGCCTCCATCAAGCGGTGTAACGGTTACATCGAGCAATTCGTCCACGGTGATAATGACTGTGTTCGAATTCACAGTCGTATCCACGCCGCCGATCGTATAGGTGGCCGTCGCGGTGTTTTCGATAGGCGTGCCCGCAGGCACACCCTCAGCATGGGCGATTGAGGGAAGGCTGAGACCGATTGCCGCAGCCAGAGCGGCTGTAGCAAGGGTCCGGGCGGATGGGACGGTCAGTCCGTTCTGGGCATAGGTGCGTTGCATAACGACACCGGAATTGCCTCAGAGAAGTTAAAATGCGGTTAGGCAGAAATCCTTGGAACTCGGAAACTAGCTCGTTCTGCCGGTTTGTGAGACGAGTTGGAGCGTTCGGTCGTGCGTTGCACTTGGAGTTTTGACAACGCGGAAGTGTTAACACTCTCGTGGTGGCAGGGGCTCGACCTGAAGTTACAGAACTGCCGGATCGAACTTTCCGGAAAAGCGATCAATTTCTTGATTTTCTTAAGGAAACGCTGCCAGAAACACGCAAAGGCGATGCGGGGCCGGGTATATATCGTCGGCTCCGCACGCCACGCTAGCGTTAGAAATCGGGTTTGCTTGTTAAGGCTTAAACGGCTTCGACCGTTTGCTCGATTGAGCCGAATACCGACTGCCCATCGGCGTTACACATCTTTACACTCACCGTGTCACCGGGTTGCATGAAACGTGTCTTTGCCTCGCCATCGCGGATGGTTTCGATCATTCGGATCTCTGCAATGCAGCTATAGCCGCGGCCGCCTTCGGACACGGGTTTGCCGGCGCCTCCATCATTATCCTTGTTCGAAATTGTGCCCGAACCGATGATCGTGCCCGCGCAAAGCGGGCGGGTTTTTGCCGCATGGGCGACCAGATCCGCCAGGTTGAACGTGGCATCCTGACCAACCTCTGCCCGGCCGAATGCGTCGCCGTTGTAATCGACCATCAGCGGCAGGTGGATGAGGCTATCGCTCCACGCATCACCCAGCTCGTCGGGCGTGACCGCGACGGGTGAGAATGCGCTGGGCGGTTTCGACTGGAAGAAGCCGAAGCCCTTGGCGAGCTCTCCCGGGATCAAGCCGCGCAGCGATACGTCGTTCACCAGCATCAACAGCTTGATATGTCCTGCCGCATCTTCCTTCGACACACCCATCGGCACATCGTCGGTGATGCAGGCAACCTCACCCTCCATGTCGCAGCCCCAGGCAGGATCGCCCAGAGGGATCGGATCGCGCGGTGCGAGGAAAGCGTCGCTGCCGCCCTGATACATCAGCGGATCGTGATAGAAGCTGTCGGGCACTTCGGCATTGCGTGCTTTGCGCACCAGCTCGACGTGATTGATATAGGCGCTGCCATCGGCCCATTGAAAGGCGCGGGGCAGGGGGGAATGCGCCTCGCGCTCGTGAAACCGTTCGCACGGCACGGCCTCGTGTTCGACATCGCGGTAAAGCGCCTCCAGTTTCGGTGCGCAGTTTTCCCAATCGTCCAGCGCGGCCTGCAAGGTCGGTGCGATGTTGTCGGCCAGGCAGTACCGGGTCACGTCCTTTGATACGACGACGAGTTTGCCATCCCGGCCATGTTTGAGAGATGCGAGTTTCATCGATTAAGCTCCTGCGTTGTCGTCATTATCCGGATTGTCCGGCTGATTATCGGGGTGGGCGCGCTGGAAGGCGGGCATGGCGAGACATGCCCGCTCGATCTGTTTCATGCGCGGCATGGCAGACAGGTCGAACTCAAACCGCCGGGCATTGTATAGCTGCGGGATAAGCACCGTCTCGAATAGGCCAGGCGCCTCTTGCAAGAAATCGCCGGTATCGTGCTGCGCAAGGCGCGTCTCCACCGGCTCAAGCGTCCGTGCCAGAAAATGGCGGTAATAGGTGACGATCTCATCCTGCGAGTGGCCGAGCTGGTTTTTGAGGTATTTCAATACCGCCAGATTGAGCGGTGCGTGCAATTCTGTTGCTATGGCGTAGCTTAACTCACGAACCCGATACCGTTTCTCGGTATCTTTCGGCAGCAGCGGCGCATCCGGGAAGCGTTCATCGAGCCATTCGATGATCGCCATGCTCTGCACCCGGTCCTGCCCGTCGGTCTCCAGCGTAGGAACGCTCGCGAAAGGATTTCGCGCGGTATATTCAGCGGATTGCTGCTCTGATTTGAGCAGATTTACAGGACAGTTTTCGTAATTCAGCCCCTTCAGCTCCAGCGCGATACGCAGGCGATAGCTGGTGGAGCTGCGATAATATCCGTGAAGCTTCATCAAAAGGCTGCGATCCCGGTTATGGCGCGGCCCAGGATCAGCGCATGGACGTCATGCGTGCCTTCATAGGTATTGACCGTCTCCAGATTTATCATGTGACGCATGACCTGGTATTCGTCGCTGATACCGTTGCCGCCATGCATATCGCGGGCATGGCGCGCTATATCGAGCGCCTTGCCGACATTGTTGCGCTTGACCATGGAAATCATGTCGGGTGCAAACTTGCCTTCGTCCATCAGCCGCCCGACTTGCAAGCTGCCCTGCAGGCCGAAGGCGATTTCGCTCATCATATCGGCCAGTTTCTTCTGATAAAGCTGCGTTCCTGCCAAGGGGCGTCCGAACTGTTCACGGTCGAGACCATAGGTGCGGGCCGCGTGCAGGCAGAATTCCGCCGCCCCCAGCGCGCCCCAGCTGATGCCGTAACGGGCGCGGTTGAGGCAGCCGAACGGCCCTTTCAGCCCCTGCACATTGGGCAACAGCGCATCGGCGGGCAGCTTTACCTCGTCCATCACTATCATGCCCGTCGTGCTGGCGCGCAGGCTGAGCTTGCCCTCGATCTTGGGCGCGGAAAGCCCTTCCATACCCTTTTCCAGCACGAATCCGCGAATGCCGCCGCCATGCTCTTCGCTCTTGGCCCAGACCACGAACACATCGGCGAAGGGCGAATTGCTGATCCACGTCTTGGAGCCGCTGATCGAATAGCCGTCGCCATCCTTCTTGGCGTAGGTGCGCATTCCCGCGGGGTCGGAACCAGCATCGGGTTCGGTCAGGCCGAAACAGCCGATCAGTTCGCCGCTGGCAAGGCCGGGCAGATATTTGCGCCGTTGCTCTTCGGATCCGTAAGCGAAAATCGGGTGCATCACGAGACTGGATTGAACGCTGGCCATGGAACGATAGCCGCTATCGACCCGCTCGATCTCACGCGCGATCAGGCCGTAGCTGACGTAATTCGCGCCCGCACCGCCATATTCTTCGGGGATGGTGGCGCCCAGCAGACCAGCCTGACCAAACATTCCGAACAATTCCGGCGCGTCGCTTTCCTCGCGGTAAGCTTGCTGTACGCGCGGCTGCAATTCGCCCTGCGCAAAGGCGTGCGCTGCGTCGCGGATCATGCGTTCTTCTTCGGTCAGCTGGTCTTCCAGTCTGAAGGGATCCTGCCAATCGAATGGTGCCATGCCGGCCATGAAAACTCCTGCTAGTTTCGTCGCTCTTTCGCAGCCGAGCGAGCGCGCCGCAAGC comes from Alteripontixanthobacter sp. and encodes:
- a CDS encoding fumarylacetoacetate hydrolase family protein translates to MKLASLKHGRDGKLVVVSKDVTRYCLADNIAPTLQAALDDWENCAPKLEALYRDVEHEAVPCERFHEREAHSPLPRAFQWADGSAYINHVELVRKARNAEVPDSFYHDPLMYQGGSDAFLAPRDPIPLGDPAWGCDMEGEVACITDDVPMGVSKEDAAGHIKLLMLVNDVSLRGLIPGELAKGFGFFQSKPPSAFSPVAVTPDELGDAWSDSLIHLPLMVDYNGDAFGRAEVGQDATFNLADLVAHAAKTRPLCAGTIIGSGTISNKDNDGGAGKPVSEGGRGYSCIAEIRMIETIRDGEAKTRFMQPGDTVSVKMCNADGQSVFGSIEQTVEAV
- the maiA gene encoding maleylacetoacetate isomerase, coding for MKLHGYYRSSTSYRLRIALELKGLNYENCPVNLLKSEQQSAEYTARNPFASVPTLETDGQDRVQSMAIIEWLDERFPDAPLLPKDTEKRYRVRELSYAIATELHAPLNLAVLKYLKNQLGHSQDEIVTYYRHFLARTLEPVETRLAQHDTGDFLQEAPGLFETVLIPQLYNARRFEFDLSAMPRMKQIERACLAMPAFQRAHPDNQPDNPDNDDNAGA
- a CDS encoding acyl-CoA dehydrogenase encodes the protein MAGMAPFDWQDPFRLEDQLTEEERMIRDAAHAFAQGELQPRVQQAYREESDAPELFGMFGQAGLLGATIPEEYGGAGANYVSYGLIAREIERVDSGYRSMASVQSSLVMHPIFAYGSEEQRRKYLPGLASGELIGCFGLTEPDAGSDPAGMRTYAKKDGDGYSISGSKTWISNSPFADVFVVWAKSEEHGGGIRGFVLEKGMEGLSAPKIEGKLSLRASTTGMIVMDEVKLPADALLPNVQGLKGPFGCLNRARYGISWGALGAAEFCLHAARTYGLDREQFGRPLAGTQLYQKKLADMMSEIAFGLQGSLQVGRLMDEGKFAPDMISMVKRNNVGKALDIARHARDMHGGNGISDEYQVMRHMINLETVNTYEGTHDVHALILGRAITGIAAF